In one window of Pristiophorus japonicus isolate sPriJap1 chromosome 9, sPriJap1.hap1, whole genome shotgun sequence DNA:
- the LOC139272752 gene encoding cystatin-like — translation MAVSWQSLCVLFNIAFLSVSAMKERLDPELIDPNNEGVQSSLDFAVESLNFFSKDDHLFKVTRIVSAQVQGIGGLLYILDVELGRTQCKKGADENVKFCSITETAGTSENLLCHFEVLSTFWRHERNLLQSQCNTVNQ, via the exons ATGGCTGTCAGCTGGCAGAGCCTCTGTGTCCTTTTCAACATCGCTTTCCTCTCGGTCTCCGCCATGAAGGAGAGGTTAGACCCTGAACTCATTGATCCGAATAATGAGGGAGTTCAGAGTTCACTAGATTTTGCAGTGGAATCGCTCAACTTTTTCTCAAAAGATGATCATCTTTTCAAAGTCACTAGGATTGTGTCAGCACAAGTACAG GGTATTGGTGGATTATTGTACATTCTGGATGTTGAGCTGGGAAGAACACAGTGCAAGAAGGGAGCTGATGAAAATGTGAAGTTTTGCTCTATAACCGAGACTGCAGGAACATCTGAG aaTCTCCTCTGCCATTTTGAAGTGCTGAGTACTTTTTGGCGTCATGAAAGAAACCTTCTGCAAAGCCAGTGCAACACAGTCAACCAATAG